One Salvia splendens isolate huo1 chromosome 12, SspV2, whole genome shotgun sequence genomic window carries:
- the LOC121758845 gene encoding protein RADIALIS-like 3, whose amino-acid sequence MASSSSWTRKQNEQFENALAKYTKDTPDRWHNIARAVTGKSTDEVRRHYEALEKDINKIENDQVPIPNYNDHRFLKNLKLQ is encoded by the exons ATGGCATCTTCGTCTTCGTGGACACGGAAGCAGAACGAGCAATTCGAGAACGCTCTGGCCAAGTACACTAAGGACACACCCGACCGCTGGCACAACATTGCCAGAGCCGTCACCGGAAAATCAACCGATGAAGTCAGGCGCCACTACGAAGCCCTTGAGAAGGACATCAACAAAATCGAAAACGATCAAGTCCCCATCCCTAACTACAACGACCACAG GTTTCTCAAGAATCTCAAATTGCAGTGA
- the LOC121758842 gene encoding uncharacterized protein LOC121758842 codes for MGSLMAGWGSNVKDPKAVSLTRNKSLTKDEIDAFWKSKKLKEEEHLRDISLLSPRTQKMIFEEAVDRCEGANGEEAEKNLLLQKNGWWISSNWAFLNEPPVIRQEGIGQKYVSQFHVADVAGSTSRTGISSN; via the exons ATGGGTTCTCTTATGGCAGGTTGGGGCTCCAATGTCAAAGACCCTAAAGCTG TTAGTTTAACAAGGAATAAATCACTGACCAAGGATGAAATTGATGCCTTTTGGAAATCCAAGAAACTCAAAGAGGAGGAACACCTCAGAGATATCTCTCTTCTCTCACCTCGAACCCAG AAAATGATATTTGAAGAAGCTGTTGATAGATGTGAGGGTGCAAATGGTGAAGAAGCGGAAAAGAATCTCTTATTACAAAAGAATGGCTG GTGGATAAGCAGTAATTGGGCATTTCTAAATGAACCGCCGGTTATTCGACAAGAAGGCATTGGCCAAAAGTATGTGTCACAGTTCCATGTAGCTGATGTGGCCGGTTCGACCAGCCGGACCGGCATCAGTTCGAACTGA
- the LOC121758820 gene encoding auxilin-like protein 1 isoform X1: MESLSRPLHRRKHSAVSSSSFSRRNPYAHVVLSGGDKAKFQPLEYAEIFSGSSSIPVLDLSGFSQPGGCRSSELDYSNIFGAKAGDVALSHEQLFNKKTKTRIAADSESPFQEYGSLNPGNGLQQQFNLSFNKTSQRSSNESNGKTHIAQLQAVPGFTHFVDDGTPQPQKKEGDDTPVPLVKREVSRTWSFSTGSDATKVKRGLSSEKSHTPDKSCLPIFASKDASVEIGGENPPPLSDEELDENSDAAKSIAALKKAIEQAQESMRLAKMIMQKKREGTKDGSRAWRSKGRSKVEVLEDEKETRTEHASGGSKENNLKGKNQRLDPTVHVPGKVGGRSNPALSHSDSLLNARKANVESVVEIFKPTKTEHASGGSKENNLEGKNQRLGPTYHVLAEVDGKSDPILSHSDNLLNARKANVESVMEIFEPANDHGDVFVEVDKNSTPSCSQSGSTNTDKKDEMKNIRQNVGISELHGETTDFTGLAETSVLESGKVDCNASSPMHQAERPGDISRRIESAENTSKSQQELEQSSNEEAADQCQATASTVKGPAKLLEQLERVLSVSGSTQEQEKIMHGNGHLRISQENEPPEDTGCIADKEMYEKKFVEHEELYLAEHSTMRRSNFNTLHNDLLTQAEENMIDQAHIDEQPENVAEWKEDDQDAQFSDEGENAMVLNEEIIWYDSELQLEESVEENVNEREPGIVPVVEEAVTKVDMVFKSEIDEKLKFELDEVSQTVPGIIGENEIAMRCMDASEFEQIETIQIGTNGGDKEVQNGRTPLDVEELNHTDGAADTRKNLPDIGRKLNDSASQKDNSEAFAVHSNDHGTIFSDSHGVNTSTFFSRTPEPCSADNEAEQYRAVLRGREENYSLPLETEEENEADKQFEVEVNIMPGTDSLCGCSSAEKLTESQVDNTYDGFSSDSKSTSFVLTNVDQEKTLPNNEDMFKTATEIHNAANTNMQNFSEQHVSTDNQLERIDTTNVMPDMQQNSENSEESQSTSDMFKTATEIHNAANTNMQNFSEQHVSTDNQLERIDTTNVMPDMQQNSENSEESQSTSDVESVDEVSADESPACRDNAKDISSYMEEEKVDLDMKSDERVNAAKQSGCLNSKDQTHLSQTNSEPKEMDKSSEAEREIKTGQHMEENIQNRGRTSLSENKDAKGNEQDEMDSWQRIEAIRRGREREKGRMAAEREREKDRIAVERAIREARERAFAEARERAERAAAAEAHRRVNGEVREKTVKASVGTRPSVDKASTEAKIRVERAAVERATAEARERALEKAMSQKNSMGSRGQATKYNAERSSSSSSNNGLKHSFSFYDLEKSDGTTSESAKRCKASLERHQRIMERAAKALAEKNTYDLLAQKEQDERSRLAKSLDADIKRWATGKEGNLRALLSTLQYILGPDSAWHPVSLTDIVTAAAVKKTYRKATLCVHPDKLQQRGASIQQKYICEKIFDLLKVAWNKFNSEEN, encoded by the exons ATGGAGTCGCTGTCACGACCGCTGCACAGGAGAAAGCACTCCGCGGTCTCCTCCTCTTCATTCTCGCGCAGAAATCCCTACGCTCACGTTGTGCTCTCCGGAGGCGATAAAGCCAAGTTTCAGCCTCTCGAGTACGCTGAGATTTTCTCCGGTTCATCTTCCATTCCGGTTCTCGATCTTTCTGGTTTCAGCCAACCGGGCGGCTGTCGGAGCTCCGAGCTCGATTACTCCAACATTTTCGGTGCCAAGGCTGGTGACGTGGCCTTGTCTCATGAGCAGCTGTTCAATAAGAAAACCAAAACGCG GATTGCGGCTGATTCAGAATCTCCATTTCAAGAATATGGTTCTCTCAATCCAGGTAATGGCCTTCAGCAGCAATTTAACTTGTCATTTAACAAGACCAGTCAAAGGAGTAGCAATGAATCGAATGGGAAAACACATATAGCACAACTCCAGGCCGTTCCTGGTTTTACTCACTTTGTTGATGATGGAACTCCTCAACCGCAGAAGAAAGAAGGTGATGATACCCCTGTTCCTTTAGTGAAACGTGAAGTTAGCCGGACCTGGAGTTTCAGTACTGGCTCTGATGCGACAAAGGTTAAACGTGGATTAAGTTCTGAAAAGTCACACACACCGGATAAATCATGTTTACCAATTTTTGCTTCTAAAGATGCTTCTGTAGAGATTGGTGGTGAAAATCCACCACCTCTCTCTGATGAGGAGTTGGATGAAAATTCAGATGCCGCAAAATCCATTGCTGCTTTGAAGAAAGCCATAGAGCAGGCTCAGGAAAGTATGAGACTTGCTAAAATGATTAtgcaaaagaaaagagaaggtaCTAAAGATGGTTCAAGAGCCTGGAGGTCTAAGGGTCGGTCAAAGGTTGAGGTCCTTGAGGATGAGAAGGAAACTAGGACTGAGCATGCGTCTGGTGGTTCGAAGGAGAACAATTTGAAAGGGAAAAATCAGCGATTAGATCCTACAGTCCATGTGCCCGGTAAGGTTGGTGGAAGATCTAATCCAGCCCTGAGTCATAGTGACAGCCTTCTAAATGCTCGGAAGGCTAATGTGGAATCAGTCGTGGAGATTTTTAAACCAACTAAAACTGAGCATGCATCTGGTGGTTCGAAGGAGAACAATTTGGAAGGGAAAAATCAGCGATTAGGTCCTACATACCATGTGCTCGCTGAGGTTGATGGAAAATCTGATCCAATCCTGAGTCATAGTGACAATCTTCTAAATGCTAGGAAGGCTAATGTGGAATCAGTCATGGAGATTTTCGAACCAGCCAATGATCATGGAGATGTATTTGTTGAGGTAGATAAGAATTCTACTCCATCTTGCAGTCAGAGTGGGTCAACTAACACCGACAAAAAGGatgaaatgaaaaatatcaGGCAAAATGTTGGGATATCTGAACTACATGGAGAGACAACTGATTTTACCGGATTAGCAGAAACTTCAGTTCTGGAATCTGGGAAGGTAGACTGCAATGCTAGCTCCCCAATGCATCAAGCAGAACGTCCTGGAGATATTTCTAGAAGGATAGAAAGTGCGGAGAACACTTCTAAGAGTCAGCAAGAGCTGGAACAGAGTTCTAATGAAGAAGCTGCGGATCAGTGTCAGGCAACTGCTAGTACTGTAAAAGGCCCTGCAAAACTTCTGGAACAGTTGGAAAGAGTTTTAAGTGTTTCTGGAAGCACACAAGAGCAGGAGAAGATTATGCATGGAAATGGACATTTGAGGATCAGCCAGGAAAACGAACCACCCGAGGATACTGGCTGCATTGCTGATAAGGAAATGTATGAGAAGAAATTTGTGGAGCATGAAGAATTGTATTTGGCTGAACACTCGACAATGCGCAGGTCTAATTTCAatactttgcataatgatttaCTAACTCAGGCTGAGGAAAATATGATCGATCAAGCACACATCGATGAGCAGCCCGAAAATGTCGCTGAGTGGAAAGAAGATGACCAAGATGCACAATTCAGTGATGAAGGAGAAAATGCAATGGTGTTGAATGAGGAGATTATATGGTATGACAGTGAACTGCAGCTGGAGGAATCTGTGGAGGAAAATGTAAATGAGAGGGAGCCTGGAATCGTTCCAGTAGTTGAAGAAGCTGTGACCAAGGTGGACATGGTTTTCAAGTCAGAAATTGAtgagaaattaaaatttgaacttGATGAAGTTAGTCAAACCGTGCCTGGAATAATTGGGGAGAATGAGATAGCAATGAGATGTATGGATGCATCAGAATTTGAGCAAATTGAGACCATACAGATAGGAACAAATGGTGGTGATAAGGAGGTTCAGAATGGTAGAACTCCTTTAGATGTTGAGGAATTAAATCATACTGATGGAGCAGCAGATACAAGGAAAAATCTTCCAGACATTGGTCGGAAATTAAATGATTCTGCTTCTCAAAAGGATAATAGTGAAGCCTTTGCTGTCCATTCAAATGATCATGGCACCATTTTCAGCGATAGTCATGGTGTTAATACTTCAACCTTCTTCAGTAGGACTCCAGAACCTTGTAGTGCTGACAACGAGGCAGAACAATATCGAGCAGTTCTTAGAGGCCGTGAAGAGAACTATAGCTTGCCTCTAGAAACTGAAGAGGAAAATGAGGCAGATAAACAGTTTGAGGTGGAGGTAAATATAATGCCTGGAACAGATAGCTTGTGTGGATGTTCGTCTGCAGAGAAGTTAACAGAAAGCCAAGTGGACAATACTTATGACGGGTTCTCTTCCGATAGCAAGTCTACCAGTTTTGTTTTAACTAATGTGGATCAAGAGAAAACACTGCCAAACAATGAGGATATGTTCAAGACAGCCACTGAGATTCATAATGCTGCGAACACCAATATGCAAAATTTTTCTGAGCAACATGTTTCTACTGATAACCAGTTGGAAAGAATTGATACCACAAATGTAATGCCAGATATGCAGCAAAACTCAGAGAACAGTGAGGAATCTCAATCAACCTCAGATATGTTCAAGACAGCTACTGAGATTCATAATGCTGCGAACACCAATATGCAAAATTTTTCTGAGCAACATGTTTCTACTGATAACCAGTTGGAAAGAATTGATACCACAAATGTAATGCCAGATATGCAGCAAAACTCAGAGAACAGTGAGGAATCTCAATCAACCTCAGATGTTGAAAGTGTAGATGAGGTATCAGCTGATGAGTCTCCAGCTTGTAGAGATAATGCAAAAGACATATCCTCATACATGGAAGAAGAAAAAGTTGATCTTGATATGAAGTCTGATGAAAGAGTAAATGCTGCAAAACAAAGTGGATGTCTGAACTCCAAAGACCAAACTCACCTCTCTCAAACAAATTCTGAACCTAAAGAGATGGACAAATCTTCGGAAGctgaaagagaaataaaaacaGGTCAACACATGGAAGAAAATATCCAGAATCGTGGCAGAACCTCACTCTCAGAAAATAAAGATGCCAAAGGAAATGAGCAGGATGAGATGGATTCTTGGCAAAGGATTGAAGCCATTAGGAGGGGAAGAGAACGGGAAAAAGGTAGAATGGCTGCTGAGAGAGAACGGGAAAAGGATAGAATAGCTGTTGAGAGAGCGATCCGAGAAGCACGTGAGAGAGCTTTTGCTGAAGCTCGAGAAAGGGCAGAACGAGCTGCAGCAGCTGAAGCTCATCGGAGAGTTAATGGGGAGGTGCGGGAAAAGACTGTGAAGGCATCCGTAGGGACTAGGCCATCAGTTGATAAGGCATCCACTGAAGCCAAGATCAGAGTCGAACGTGCTGCTGTAGAAAGAGCAACCGCAGAAGCACGTGAACGTGCTCTAGAGAAAGCAATGTCTCAAAAAAATTCCATGGGCTCTAGAGGACAGGCTACAAAATATAATGCAGAAAGGTCTTCAAGTTCTTCCAGCAATAATGGATTGAAGCATAGTTTCTCATTCTAT GATTTGGAGAAATCTGATGGAACTACCAGTGAATCAGCAAAGAGATGTAAAGCTAGTTTAGAGAGACACCAGAGGATAATGGAGCGAGCG GCAAAGGCCCTTGCTGAGAAGAATACATATGATCTTCTTGCCCAGAAAGAGCAGGATGAGAGAAGT AGATTAGCTAAATCTCTTGATGCTGATATAAAGAGATGGGCCACAGGAAAAGAGGGGAATTTGCGTGCACTACTCTCGACTCTACAATAT ATTCTTGGACCTGATAGTGCCTGGCATCCTGTCTCACTGACAGACATTGTTACTGCTGCTGCTGTAAAGAAAACATACAGGAAAGCAACTCTTTGCGTACATCCGGACAAATTACAGCAACGAGGAGCTAGCATTCAACAAAAATACATATGTGAAAAGATTTTTGATCTTCTGAAG GTTGCATGGAACAAGTTCAATTCAGAGGAAAATTAA
- the LOC121758820 gene encoding auxilin-like protein 1 isoform X2: MSSCSIRKPKRGNGLQQQFNLSFNKTSQRSSNESNGKTHIAQLQAVPGFTHFVDDGTPQPQKKEGDDTPVPLVKREVSRTWSFSTGSDATKVKRGLSSEKSHTPDKSCLPIFASKDASVEIGGENPPPLSDEELDENSDAAKSIAALKKAIEQAQESMRLAKMIMQKKREGTKDGSRAWRSKGRSKVEVLEDEKETRTEHASGGSKENNLKGKNQRLDPTVHVPGKVGGRSNPALSHSDSLLNARKANVESVVEIFKPTKTEHASGGSKENNLEGKNQRLGPTYHVLAEVDGKSDPILSHSDNLLNARKANVESVMEIFEPANDHGDVFVEVDKNSTPSCSQSGSTNTDKKDEMKNIRQNVGISELHGETTDFTGLAETSVLESGKVDCNASSPMHQAERPGDISRRIESAENTSKSQQELEQSSNEEAADQCQATASTVKGPAKLLEQLERVLSVSGSTQEQEKIMHGNGHLRISQENEPPEDTGCIADKEMYEKKFVEHEELYLAEHSTMRRSNFNTLHNDLLTQAEENMIDQAHIDEQPENVAEWKEDDQDAQFSDEGENAMVLNEEIIWYDSELQLEESVEENVNEREPGIVPVVEEAVTKVDMVFKSEIDEKLKFELDEVSQTVPGIIGENEIAMRCMDASEFEQIETIQIGTNGGDKEVQNGRTPLDVEELNHTDGAADTRKNLPDIGRKLNDSASQKDNSEAFAVHSNDHGTIFSDSHGVNTSTFFSRTPEPCSADNEAEQYRAVLRGREENYSLPLETEEENEADKQFEVEVNIMPGTDSLCGCSSAEKLTESQVDNTYDGFSSDSKSTSFVLTNVDQEKTLPNNEDMFKTATEIHNAANTNMQNFSEQHVSTDNQLERIDTTNVMPDMQQNSENSEESQSTSDMFKTATEIHNAANTNMQNFSEQHVSTDNQLERIDTTNVMPDMQQNSENSEESQSTSDVESVDEVSADESPACRDNAKDISSYMEEEKVDLDMKSDERVNAAKQSGCLNSKDQTHLSQTNSEPKEMDKSSEAEREIKTGQHMEENIQNRGRTSLSENKDAKGNEQDEMDSWQRIEAIRRGREREKGRMAAEREREKDRIAVERAIREARERAFAEARERAERAAAAEAHRRVNGEVREKTVKASVGTRPSVDKASTEAKIRVERAAVERATAEARERALEKAMSQKNSMGSRGQATKYNAERSSSSSSNNGLKHSFSFYDLEKSDGTTSESAKRCKASLERHQRIMERAAKALAEKNTYDLLAQKEQDERSRLAKSLDADIKRWATGKEGNLRALLSTLQYILGPDSAWHPVSLTDIVTAAAVKKTYRKATLCVHPDKLQQRGASIQQKYICEKIFDLLKVAWNKFNSEEN, from the exons ATGAGCAGCTGTTCAATAAGAAAACCAAAACGCG GTAATGGCCTTCAGCAGCAATTTAACTTGTCATTTAACAAGACCAGTCAAAGGAGTAGCAATGAATCGAATGGGAAAACACATATAGCACAACTCCAGGCCGTTCCTGGTTTTACTCACTTTGTTGATGATGGAACTCCTCAACCGCAGAAGAAAGAAGGTGATGATACCCCTGTTCCTTTAGTGAAACGTGAAGTTAGCCGGACCTGGAGTTTCAGTACTGGCTCTGATGCGACAAAGGTTAAACGTGGATTAAGTTCTGAAAAGTCACACACACCGGATAAATCATGTTTACCAATTTTTGCTTCTAAAGATGCTTCTGTAGAGATTGGTGGTGAAAATCCACCACCTCTCTCTGATGAGGAGTTGGATGAAAATTCAGATGCCGCAAAATCCATTGCTGCTTTGAAGAAAGCCATAGAGCAGGCTCAGGAAAGTATGAGACTTGCTAAAATGATTAtgcaaaagaaaagagaaggtaCTAAAGATGGTTCAAGAGCCTGGAGGTCTAAGGGTCGGTCAAAGGTTGAGGTCCTTGAGGATGAGAAGGAAACTAGGACTGAGCATGCGTCTGGTGGTTCGAAGGAGAACAATTTGAAAGGGAAAAATCAGCGATTAGATCCTACAGTCCATGTGCCCGGTAAGGTTGGTGGAAGATCTAATCCAGCCCTGAGTCATAGTGACAGCCTTCTAAATGCTCGGAAGGCTAATGTGGAATCAGTCGTGGAGATTTTTAAACCAACTAAAACTGAGCATGCATCTGGTGGTTCGAAGGAGAACAATTTGGAAGGGAAAAATCAGCGATTAGGTCCTACATACCATGTGCTCGCTGAGGTTGATGGAAAATCTGATCCAATCCTGAGTCATAGTGACAATCTTCTAAATGCTAGGAAGGCTAATGTGGAATCAGTCATGGAGATTTTCGAACCAGCCAATGATCATGGAGATGTATTTGTTGAGGTAGATAAGAATTCTACTCCATCTTGCAGTCAGAGTGGGTCAACTAACACCGACAAAAAGGatgaaatgaaaaatatcaGGCAAAATGTTGGGATATCTGAACTACATGGAGAGACAACTGATTTTACCGGATTAGCAGAAACTTCAGTTCTGGAATCTGGGAAGGTAGACTGCAATGCTAGCTCCCCAATGCATCAAGCAGAACGTCCTGGAGATATTTCTAGAAGGATAGAAAGTGCGGAGAACACTTCTAAGAGTCAGCAAGAGCTGGAACAGAGTTCTAATGAAGAAGCTGCGGATCAGTGTCAGGCAACTGCTAGTACTGTAAAAGGCCCTGCAAAACTTCTGGAACAGTTGGAAAGAGTTTTAAGTGTTTCTGGAAGCACACAAGAGCAGGAGAAGATTATGCATGGAAATGGACATTTGAGGATCAGCCAGGAAAACGAACCACCCGAGGATACTGGCTGCATTGCTGATAAGGAAATGTATGAGAAGAAATTTGTGGAGCATGAAGAATTGTATTTGGCTGAACACTCGACAATGCGCAGGTCTAATTTCAatactttgcataatgatttaCTAACTCAGGCTGAGGAAAATATGATCGATCAAGCACACATCGATGAGCAGCCCGAAAATGTCGCTGAGTGGAAAGAAGATGACCAAGATGCACAATTCAGTGATGAAGGAGAAAATGCAATGGTGTTGAATGAGGAGATTATATGGTATGACAGTGAACTGCAGCTGGAGGAATCTGTGGAGGAAAATGTAAATGAGAGGGAGCCTGGAATCGTTCCAGTAGTTGAAGAAGCTGTGACCAAGGTGGACATGGTTTTCAAGTCAGAAATTGAtgagaaattaaaatttgaacttGATGAAGTTAGTCAAACCGTGCCTGGAATAATTGGGGAGAATGAGATAGCAATGAGATGTATGGATGCATCAGAATTTGAGCAAATTGAGACCATACAGATAGGAACAAATGGTGGTGATAAGGAGGTTCAGAATGGTAGAACTCCTTTAGATGTTGAGGAATTAAATCATACTGATGGAGCAGCAGATACAAGGAAAAATCTTCCAGACATTGGTCGGAAATTAAATGATTCTGCTTCTCAAAAGGATAATAGTGAAGCCTTTGCTGTCCATTCAAATGATCATGGCACCATTTTCAGCGATAGTCATGGTGTTAATACTTCAACCTTCTTCAGTAGGACTCCAGAACCTTGTAGTGCTGACAACGAGGCAGAACAATATCGAGCAGTTCTTAGAGGCCGTGAAGAGAACTATAGCTTGCCTCTAGAAACTGAAGAGGAAAATGAGGCAGATAAACAGTTTGAGGTGGAGGTAAATATAATGCCTGGAACAGATAGCTTGTGTGGATGTTCGTCTGCAGAGAAGTTAACAGAAAGCCAAGTGGACAATACTTATGACGGGTTCTCTTCCGATAGCAAGTCTACCAGTTTTGTTTTAACTAATGTGGATCAAGAGAAAACACTGCCAAACAATGAGGATATGTTCAAGACAGCCACTGAGATTCATAATGCTGCGAACACCAATATGCAAAATTTTTCTGAGCAACATGTTTCTACTGATAACCAGTTGGAAAGAATTGATACCACAAATGTAATGCCAGATATGCAGCAAAACTCAGAGAACAGTGAGGAATCTCAATCAACCTCAGATATGTTCAAGACAGCTACTGAGATTCATAATGCTGCGAACACCAATATGCAAAATTTTTCTGAGCAACATGTTTCTACTGATAACCAGTTGGAAAGAATTGATACCACAAATGTAATGCCAGATATGCAGCAAAACTCAGAGAACAGTGAGGAATCTCAATCAACCTCAGATGTTGAAAGTGTAGATGAGGTATCAGCTGATGAGTCTCCAGCTTGTAGAGATAATGCAAAAGACATATCCTCATACATGGAAGAAGAAAAAGTTGATCTTGATATGAAGTCTGATGAAAGAGTAAATGCTGCAAAACAAAGTGGATGTCTGAACTCCAAAGACCAAACTCACCTCTCTCAAACAAATTCTGAACCTAAAGAGATGGACAAATCTTCGGAAGctgaaagagaaataaaaacaGGTCAACACATGGAAGAAAATATCCAGAATCGTGGCAGAACCTCACTCTCAGAAAATAAAGATGCCAAAGGAAATGAGCAGGATGAGATGGATTCTTGGCAAAGGATTGAAGCCATTAGGAGGGGAAGAGAACGGGAAAAAGGTAGAATGGCTGCTGAGAGAGAACGGGAAAAGGATAGAATAGCTGTTGAGAGAGCGATCCGAGAAGCACGTGAGAGAGCTTTTGCTGAAGCTCGAGAAAGGGCAGAACGAGCTGCAGCAGCTGAAGCTCATCGGAGAGTTAATGGGGAGGTGCGGGAAAAGACTGTGAAGGCATCCGTAGGGACTAGGCCATCAGTTGATAAGGCATCCACTGAAGCCAAGATCAGAGTCGAACGTGCTGCTGTAGAAAGAGCAACCGCAGAAGCACGTGAACGTGCTCTAGAGAAAGCAATGTCTCAAAAAAATTCCATGGGCTCTAGAGGACAGGCTACAAAATATAATGCAGAAAGGTCTTCAAGTTCTTCCAGCAATAATGGATTGAAGCATAGTTTCTCATTCTAT GATTTGGAGAAATCTGATGGAACTACCAGTGAATCAGCAAAGAGATGTAAAGCTAGTTTAGAGAGACACCAGAGGATAATGGAGCGAGCG GCAAAGGCCCTTGCTGAGAAGAATACATATGATCTTCTTGCCCAGAAAGAGCAGGATGAGAGAAGT AGATTAGCTAAATCTCTTGATGCTGATATAAAGAGATGGGCCACAGGAAAAGAGGGGAATTTGCGTGCACTACTCTCGACTCTACAATAT ATTCTTGGACCTGATAGTGCCTGGCATCCTGTCTCACTGACAGACATTGTTACTGCTGCTGCTGTAAAGAAAACATACAGGAAAGCAACTCTTTGCGTACATCCGGACAAATTACAGCAACGAGGAGCTAGCATTCAACAAAAATACATATGTGAAAAGATTTTTGATCTTCTGAAG GTTGCATGGAACAAGTTCAATTCAGAGGAAAATTAA
- the LOC121758830 gene encoding DAR GTPase 2, mitochondrial — translation MAARESVIRAIGKAVKAVAKSRGSEWWYTPHMAAASRAIDERLPLVDLVLEVRDARIPLSSECLQLRNTPSVSRIIVLNKADLADRSQTKEWLSFFEKQKCMAFGVNSHNRDNIREFLTFLQAKVRELKKKDDRAHAITFMLVGIPNVGKSALANSLHQVGRISAAEKGRLKHSSVTPQPGETKSITSLKIASHPNIFVLDTPSVLIPHLIDDEICSKLALTGAIKDSVAGEINIAEYFLSILNLGEEYKKWAKLSSSETGAVSTSEGSSSLGKKQKRQYPTDHTQDFIVNNVRRTLFDMVSSFSGCTGNGEDLARLIQEEFEVLQNVFHLPLEAKECNFDRVAMKLLNLYRTGRLGHYTLDHVPCD, via the exons ATGGCGGCAAGAGAGAGTGTGATTCGAGCCATCGGAAAAGCAGTGAAGGCGGTGGCAAAGAGCCGAGGCTCCGAGTGGTGGTACACTCCTCACATGGCTGCCGCTTCCCGCGCCATAGACGAGCGCCTACCACTCGTCGATCTTGTTCTCGAAGTCAGAGACGCCCGG atTCCGTTATCATCGGAATGTTTGCAATTGAGGAACACTCCTTCCGTTTCCCGGATTATTGTACTGAATAAGGCGGACCTTGCTGATCGCTCCCAAACaaag GAATGGTTGAGCTTTTTTGAGAAACAAAAATGTATGGCTTTTGGAGTAAATTCACATAACAGGGACAATATCAGGGAG TTTCTGACCTTCCTCCAAGCTAAAGTCAGAGAATTAAAGAAGAAGGACGATCGTGCGCATGCAATAACCTTCATGCTAGTTGGTATTCCCAATGTGGGAAAATCTGCATTAGCCAACTCTTTGCATCAGGTCGGAAGGATTTCTGCAGCAG AGAAAGGGAGGCTAAAACACTCTTCAGTGACTCCACAGCCTGGGGAGACAAAAAGTATAACCAGTTTAAAG ATCGCTAGCCATCCTAATATATTTGTTCTCGACACCCCAAGTGTATTGATTCCTCACTTGATTGATGATGAGATCTGTTCTAAGCTTGCTCTGACAG GAGCAATCAAAGACAGTGTGGCTGGTGAAATAAACATCGCAGAGTATTTTCTTTCCATCCTTAACCTCGGTGAGGAGTACAAGAAATGGGCAAAGCTATCAAGCTCTGAAACTGGAGCAGTATCGACTAGTGAAGGCAGCTCGAGTCTGGGGAAAAAGCAGAAGAGGCAGTATCCTACTGATCACACTCAG GATTTCATTGTCAACAACGTACGGCGCACACTCTTTGACATGGTTTCATCCTTTTCTGGTTGTACGGGCAATGGAGAAGACCTAGCACGTCTAATTCAAGAAGAGTTTGAAGTTCTGCAGAATGTATTTCATCTGCCTTTAGAAGCAAAAGAATGTAATTTTGATCGAGTAGCTATGAAGTTACTTAATCTGTACCGAACCGGAAGGCTGGGTCATTATACATTAGATCATGTTCCATGTGATTAA